A DNA window from Myxosarcina sp. GI1 contains the following coding sequences:
- a CDS encoding helix-turn-helix transcriptional regulator: MKLSFAQWFKLRRDLADVTQAQVAKVLNVRPQTVSNWEKGVSKPSLNPEQTLKLCSILKISLEDLVKGFRGEVSIDD; this comes from the coding sequence ATGAAACTTTCTTTTGCACAGTGGTTTAAGTTACGCAGAGATTTAGCTGACGTTACTCAAGCTCAAGTTGCAAAAGTACTCAACGTTAGACCACAAACGGTTAGTAATTGGGAAAAAGGTGTATCTAAACCTAGTTTAAATCCAGAGCAGACACTAAAGCTTTGCTCAATACTCAAAATTAGCCTTGAGGATTTAGTCAAAGGCTTTCGCGGAGA